A portion of the Limosilactobacillus reuteri genome contains these proteins:
- the tsf gene encoding translation elongation factor Ts yields the protein MAEIKAAQVMQLRKKSGAGIMDAKKALVASDGDMDKAMDYLREKGIAKAAKKSDRVAAEGLADIAVNDNTAAIVELNSETDFVAASEPFKDLLKKVTKLISENKPANVEEALEIKTENGTLNDDIISTTQKTGEKVSLRRFTVVEKDDGDSFGAYLHQGGQIAALVVLEGADDATAKDVAMHVAAINPEFMTRDDVSQERLDHERAIFKEETLNEGKPEKIVDKIVEGRLNKFLSQICLADQDFVKDSDQTVEQYVSSKNGKLKSFIRYEVGEGIEKKQDDFAQEVKDQMN from the coding sequence GGCATTAGTTGCTAGTGATGGTGACATGGATAAAGCAATGGACTACCTTCGTGAAAAGGGTATTGCTAAGGCAGCCAAGAAGAGTGACCGTGTTGCAGCTGAAGGATTAGCTGATATTGCTGTTAATGATAATACAGCTGCAATCGTTGAATTGAATTCAGAAACTGATTTCGTTGCTGCTAGTGAACCATTTAAGGACTTATTGAAGAAGGTTACTAAGTTAATTAGTGAAAACAAGCCTGCTAATGTTGAAGAAGCATTAGAAATCAAGACTGAAAATGGTACATTGAATGATGATATTATCAGTACTACACAAAAGACTGGTGAAAAGGTTAGCCTTCGTCGGTTTACTGTTGTAGAAAAGGATGACGGCGATAGCTTTGGTGCATACTTACACCAAGGTGGTCAAATTGCTGCATTAGTTGTCTTAGAAGGTGCTGATGATGCCACTGCTAAAGACGTTGCAATGCACGTTGCAGCTATCAATCCTGAATTCATGACTCGTGATGATGTTTCTCAAGAACGTCTTGACCATGAACGTGCTATCTTCAAGGAAGAAACTTTAAACGAAGGAAAGCCTGAAAAGATCGTTGACAAGATTGTTGAAGGTCGTTTAAACAAGTTCCTTTCACAAATTTGTTTAGCAGATCAAGACTTTGTTAAGGATTCTGACCAAACTGTTGAACAATACGTTTCAAGCAAGAATGGTAAGTTGAAGTCCTTCATTCGTTACGAAGTCGGTGAAGGAATCGAAAAAAAGCAAGATGACTTTGCTCAAGAAGTTAAGGACCAAATGAACTAA
- the pyrH gene encoding UMP kinase produces MADIKYKRVILKLSGEALAGDKGFGINPPVLKDVAKELKEVHDLGVQIAIVVGGGNMWRGVTGAELGMERAQADYIGMLATIMNALSLQDALESIGVPTRVQTSIEMRQIAEPYIRRKAIRHLEKDRIVIFAGGTGSPYFSTDTTAALRAAEINADAILMGKNGVDGVYSADPNKVKDATKFDHLTHMDIIEKNLHVMDTTASSLSMDNHIPLVVFNLNTSGNIMKVVTGQEVGTTIEGD; encoded by the coding sequence ATGGCAGATATTAAATACAAGCGAGTAATTTTAAAGCTCAGTGGAGAAGCATTAGCTGGTGACAAGGGTTTTGGGATTAACCCTCCCGTTTTAAAGGATGTAGCTAAGGAATTAAAAGAAGTTCATGATTTGGGCGTTCAAATTGCTATTGTTGTTGGTGGCGGTAACATGTGGCGTGGTGTTACTGGTGCTGAATTGGGGATGGAACGTGCGCAAGCTGACTACATTGGAATGTTGGCAACCATTATGAATGCCTTGTCACTTCAAGATGCGCTTGAATCAATTGGTGTTCCTACACGGGTACAAACTTCAATTGAAATGCGCCAAATTGCTGAACCATATATTCGGCGGAAAGCTATTCGTCATTTAGAGAAAGATCGAATCGTTATTTTTGCTGGTGGAACAGGAAGTCCTTACTTTTCAACTGATACTACTGCCGCATTACGGGCAGCAGAAATCAACGCTGATGCCATTTTAATGGGTAAAAATGGGGTTGACGGTGTTTACTCAGCTGATCCAAATAAAGTTAAGGATGCTACTAAGTTTGATCATTTAACCCATATGGATATCATTGAAAAGAATTTACATGTAATGGATACTACTGCTAGTTCACTATCGATGGACAATCATATCCCATTGGTAGTCTTCAACTTGAACACATCAGGCAATATTATGAAAGTAGTAACTGGTCAAGAAGTTGGTACAACAATTGAAGGAGACTGA
- the frr gene encoding ribosome recycling factor, translating to MATGKEILNDAKQKMAKSGDALQRTLADIRAGQANASLLNSVKVEYYGAPTPLNQVASITIPEARQLLITPYDESVLEEIEKAIYASNLGLTPQNDGSSIRLIIPQLTEDRRKELVKDVKAELEKAKVAVRNVRREAMDDLKKGNKNGDFNDDEFHDLEKKVQNETDAGIKNLEDIANAKEKELMEG from the coding sequence ATGGCTACAGGAAAAGAAATTTTAAATGATGCCAAACAAAAAATGGCAAAATCAGGTGATGCACTTCAACGAACACTTGCTGATATTCGTGCGGGTCAAGCCAACGCAAGTTTATTAAATTCTGTTAAAGTTGAGTACTACGGAGCACCAACTCCATTAAATCAAGTTGCGTCAATCACAATTCCAGAAGCACGGCAATTATTAATTACTCCTTATGATGAGAGCGTGCTTGAAGAAATTGAAAAAGCAATCTATGCATCTAACTTAGGATTAACTCCTCAAAACGATGGAAGTTCAATTCGCTTAATCATCCCACAATTAACCGAAGATCGGCGGAAAGAATTGGTAAAGGACGTTAAGGCTGAATTAGAAAAGGCAAAAGTTGCAGTTCGAAACGTTCGTCGTGAAGCGATGGATGACTTAAAGAAGGGTAACAAGAACGGCGACTTTAATGATGATGAATTCCATGATCTTGAAAAGAAAGTTCAAAACGAAACAGATGCTGGAATTAAGAACCTTGAAGATATTGCAAATGCAAAAGAAAAGGAATTAATGGAAGGCTAG
- a CDS encoding isoprenyl transferase: protein MEEQLVFSKSKHDEINQQLDMERIPNHIAIIMDGNGRWAQKRHLLRVAGHKQGMQTVKKITIAASELGVKVLSLYAFSTENWKRPSSEVSYLMQLPVRFFSTFVPDLVKHNVKVTVMGDITQLPEATQKAVKDAMADTAHCTGMILNFALNYGSRDEITQAAKKIAEDVQNGNLAIADVDEASFGKYLMSAQLGQFADPDLLIRTSGEERISNFMLWQIAYSELEFVPEHWPDFDEDSLRSAIIAYQGRHRRFGGLKNQ, encoded by the coding sequence ATGGAGGAACAATTAGTGTTTTCCAAAAGTAAACATGATGAAATAAATCAGCAACTTGATATGGAACGTATTCCTAACCATATTGCAATTATTATGGACGGTAATGGCAGGTGGGCGCAGAAACGGCACCTTCTACGAGTTGCTGGTCATAAGCAAGGAATGCAAACAGTAAAAAAGATTACAATTGCTGCCAGTGAATTAGGGGTAAAAGTCTTATCATTATATGCTTTTTCAACCGAAAACTGGAAACGTCCTTCTTCAGAGGTAAGTTATTTAATGCAGTTGCCTGTCCGCTTCTTCTCAACATTTGTTCCAGATCTTGTCAAACATAATGTTAAGGTGACAGTGATGGGAGATATTACGCAACTACCTGAAGCTACGCAAAAAGCTGTTAAAGATGCAATGGCTGATACAGCCCACTGTACAGGAATGATTCTCAACTTTGCTTTGAACTATGGGAGTCGAGATGAGATCACTCAAGCTGCTAAAAAGATTGCAGAAGACGTTCAAAATGGGAACTTGGCAATTGCAGATGTTGATGAAGCTTCCTTTGGTAAGTACTTGATGTCAGCACAGTTAGGTCAATTTGCGGACCCTGATCTGCTAATCAGGACAAGTGGCGAAGAGCGGATTAGTAACTTTATGCTGTGGCAAATTGCTTATAGTGAATTGGAGTTTGTTCCAGAACATTGGCCAGACTTTGATGAAGATTCATTGCGATCAGCAATAATTGCCTATCAAGGACGTCATCGGCGGTTCGGTGGGCTAAAAAATCAATAA
- a CDS encoding phosphatidate cytidylyltransferase: MKTRITTAVIALAIFIPLIIYGHWPLTIAAVALGMVAMSEVLVMKKMFVISFEALISYLGVALLILPDSWLDFLPSVATRWFGFYILVVLLLLHTVIRKQRFTFDDAGVLTLAMLYIGMGFRYFIAARAINFQTLLYGMLIVWITDSGAYLIGRKLGKNKLAPKISPNKTWEGSIGGTLAAVIILAIYCYFIPVGAGWVTMIFVTLILSIFGQFGDLIESSLKRYYGVKDSGKILPGHGGILDRFDSMLIVMPMLHLLGII; this comes from the coding sequence TTGAAAACACGAATAACGACCGCGGTAATTGCACTTGCAATCTTTATACCGCTTATTATATATGGTCATTGGCCATTAACAATTGCAGCAGTTGCCTTAGGAATGGTTGCAATGTCAGAAGTATTGGTAATGAAAAAAATGTTTGTAATTTCGTTTGAAGCTTTGATCAGTTATCTGGGGGTTGCTTTATTAATATTGCCGGATAGCTGGCTTGACTTCTTACCCAGCGTTGCAACTCGATGGTTCGGATTCTATATTTTAGTTGTTTTACTTCTATTACATACGGTTATTCGAAAACAACGCTTTACTTTCGATGATGCTGGGGTTTTAACATTAGCAATGCTCTATATTGGAATGGGATTTCGCTACTTTATTGCTGCCCGGGCAATCAATTTTCAAACGCTATTATATGGAATGCTGATCGTTTGGATTACAGATAGTGGAGCATATTTGATTGGTCGAAAACTCGGTAAAAATAAACTTGCTCCTAAAATTAGTCCTAATAAAACTTGGGAAGGTTCAATTGGTGGTACATTAGCTGCTGTTATTATTTTGGCTATTTATTGCTACTTTATCCCTGTTGGCGCAGGTTGGGTAACAATGATATTCGTTACTTTGATTCTTTCAATCTTCGGTCAATTTGGCGACTTAATCGAATCATCATTAAAACGCTACTACGGTGTGAAGGATTCAGGAAAAATTCTTCCAGGCCATGGTGGAATTTTAGATCGGTTTGATAGTATGCTAATTGTTATGCCAATGCTTCATTTATTAGGGATCATTTAA
- the rseP gene encoding RIP metalloprotease RseP, whose product MIITIITFIIVFGILVLVHEYGHYYFAKRAGILVREFSIGMGPKIWWRRKNGTTYTIRILPLGGYVRLAGADDEDQDELKPGTPLTIQLNDQDKVISINASDKTTLFQGIPLQLVACDLEDGLWIKGYVNGDEDQLKVYSVDHDAMIIERDGTEVQIAPRDVQFCSASLPARMMTNFAGPMNNFILSLVVFIILGFTLTGVPTNSNQLGQVNAGSVAAKAGLKANDRIVKVNNQKINNWTDLSINISNKPNKTVSVTYERGNKTYHTKLTPKAVERGHQKVGQIGIVEKQEKSLAARLKFGWQQFIQAGTLIFSVLGHMVTHGFTLNDLGGPVAIYAGTSQATSLGINGVLNFLALLSINLGIVNLLPIPALDGGKLLLNVVEAIIRRPIPEKAEGIITMIGFLILLTLMVLVTWNDIQRYFIR is encoded by the coding sequence TTGATAATAACAATTATTACATTTATTATTGTTTTTGGAATCCTTGTCCTTGTTCATGAATATGGTCATTATTATTTTGCTAAACGAGCAGGAATTCTGGTTCGTGAATTTTCAATAGGAATGGGTCCAAAAATTTGGTGGAGACGAAAAAATGGTACTACCTATACTATTCGAATTTTGCCCCTCGGTGGTTATGTTCGTTTAGCTGGGGCTGATGATGAGGACCAAGATGAGTTAAAGCCAGGTACCCCTCTAACAATTCAACTAAATGATCAAGATAAAGTTATTAGCATTAATGCTAGTGATAAAACAACCTTATTTCAGGGGATTCCCCTTCAACTAGTTGCTTGTGATTTAGAAGATGGCTTATGGATAAAAGGATATGTCAATGGGGACGAAGATCAGCTAAAGGTATATAGTGTTGACCATGATGCAATGATTATTGAGCGAGACGGAACCGAGGTACAGATTGCTCCACGTGATGTGCAATTTTGTTCAGCAAGCCTGCCTGCACGGATGATGACCAATTTTGCTGGTCCGATGAATAATTTCATTTTGTCCTTAGTGGTATTTATCATTCTTGGCTTCACCTTAACGGGCGTACCAACTAATAGCAATCAGTTAGGGCAAGTGAATGCAGGTTCCGTAGCTGCCAAAGCGGGCTTAAAAGCAAACGATCGGATTGTTAAGGTTAACAACCAAAAAATAAATAATTGGACTGACCTTTCAATTAATATTTCAAATAAGCCTAATAAGACAGTGTCAGTAACGTATGAGCGTGGTAATAAAACTTATCATACTAAGCTAACACCAAAAGCGGTTGAGCGAGGTCATCAAAAAGTTGGCCAAATTGGAATTGTTGAAAAGCAAGAAAAGAGTTTAGCTGCGCGTCTGAAGTTTGGTTGGCAACAATTTATCCAAGCAGGAACATTAATCTTTAGTGTTCTTGGCCACATGGTTACTCATGGGTTTACCTTAAATGATCTTGGTGGACCGGTGGCAATTTATGCTGGGACATCACAAGCCACCTCATTGGGAATCAATGGAGTTTTAAATTTCTTAGCCCTCTTATCAATCAACTTAGGAATTGTTAACTTATTACCAATTCCAGCATTGGATGGCGGGAAATTGTTATTGAATGTTGTTGAAGCAATCATTCGACGACCAATTCCTGAAAAAGCTGAGGGAATTATCACAATGATTGGTTTCCTAATCTTACTAACACTTATGGTTCTAGTAACGTGGAACGATATTCAAAGATATTTTATTCGGTAA
- a CDS encoding proline--tRNA ligase, whose product MKQSKVLIPTKKEAPSDAEALSHKMMIRAGYIYQVSAGVWSYLPLAYRVIRKVENIIRDEMDKAGAVEMLMPGLLPADLWKKSGRYESYGDNLFKLKDRRDRDFILGPTHEETFTEVLRDSIKSYKKLPLVVYQLQDKFRDEDRPRYGILRGKEFEMLDGYSFSADQEGLDEAYNNQAKAYRNIFDRIGLNYKIILADSGTMGGKNSQEFSAPAEVGEDIIAYTDGDYAANIEKAESKFTGVQQTAAPAPIEKKATPGAHTVDEAAESLDLDPNQVIKSMLYIAKMSEDEYQPVLVLMRGDDEVNEAKVTNALDCEELELATEEDAEKYLNAHPGSLGPVGVGEEVKILADNYVKVLVNMACGANEDDYHYVNANIDRDFRVDQFGDFRNVKEGEIAPDGQPLKFTPGIEIGHIFKLGTHYSSKLGAQVLDSNGRLTDVIMGSYGIGVTRLLSAVAEQNADENGLVWPDSIAPFDVHVIPVNAKKEDQMAMADKIDQQLTEAGYEVLVDDRKERAGVKFADSDLIGIPIRVTVGKKSQDGIVEIKIRKTGETVEVKQEELVNTVGILLKQLNEEKKQII is encoded by the coding sequence ATGAAACAGTCAAAGGTATTAATTCCAACAAAAAAAGAGGCCCCAAGTGATGCGGAAGCCTTAAGTCATAAGATGATGATTCGTGCCGGATACATTTACCAAGTATCTGCGGGGGTATGGTCATATTTGCCATTAGCTTACCGGGTTATTCGCAAAGTAGAAAATATTATTCGTGATGAAATGGATAAGGCCGGAGCGGTTGAAATGCTTATGCCGGGACTTCTTCCAGCTGATTTGTGGAAGAAATCTGGTCGTTACGAAAGCTATGGTGATAATCTTTTCAAACTTAAAGATCGTCGTGACCGTGACTTTATTTTGGGCCCAACTCATGAAGAAACCTTTACTGAAGTATTGCGTGATAGTATTAAGTCGTACAAGAAGCTTCCATTAGTAGTTTATCAATTACAAGATAAGTTTCGTGATGAAGATCGTCCTCGGTACGGTATTCTACGTGGAAAAGAATTTGAAATGCTTGACGGTTACTCTTTCTCAGCAGATCAAGAAGGATTAGACGAAGCCTACAATAATCAAGCAAAGGCTTACCGGAACATTTTTGATCGGATTGGCTTAAACTATAAAATTATTCTCGCTGATTCGGGAACTATGGGTGGTAAGAACTCACAAGAATTCTCTGCACCTGCTGAAGTAGGAGAAGACATAATCGCTTATACTGATGGAGATTACGCTGCCAATATTGAGAAGGCTGAAAGTAAATTTACTGGTGTGCAACAAACAGCAGCTCCTGCACCAATCGAGAAGAAGGCTACTCCGGGTGCTCATACAGTGGATGAAGCTGCAGAAAGTTTAGATCTTGATCCTAATCAAGTTATTAAATCGATGCTTTACATTGCTAAAATGAGTGAAGATGAATATCAACCAGTCTTAGTATTAATGCGTGGCGACGATGAAGTTAATGAAGCAAAGGTAACAAATGCTCTTGATTGTGAAGAACTAGAATTAGCTACAGAAGAAGATGCCGAAAAGTACCTCAATGCTCATCCAGGATCACTTGGACCTGTAGGAGTAGGCGAAGAAGTAAAAATTCTTGCTGATAATTATGTTAAGGTCTTAGTTAATATGGCATGTGGTGCCAATGAAGATGATTACCACTATGTTAATGCTAATATTGATCGCGACTTCCGCGTTGATCAGTTTGGTGACTTCCGGAATGTTAAAGAAGGAGAAATTGCTCCTGATGGTCAACCGCTTAAATTTACTCCCGGAATTGAAATTGGTCATATCTTTAAGTTAGGTACTCATTACTCAAGCAAACTTGGTGCCCAAGTTCTTGATAGCAATGGTCGGTTGACAGACGTAATCATGGGAAGCTACGGTATTGGTGTAACCCGTCTATTGTCCGCCGTTGCTGAACAAAATGCTGATGAAAATGGTCTTGTCTGGCCTGATAGTATTGCTCCATTTGATGTTCACGTAATTCCGGTTAATGCGAAGAAAGAAGATCAAATGGCAATGGCTGATAAGATCGATCAACAATTAACTGAAGCTGGTTATGAGGTATTAGTAGATGACCGGAAAGAACGAGCAGGGGTTAAATTTGCTGATTCAGACTTGATTGGTATTCCAATTCGGGTTACTGTTGGTAAGAAATCTCAAGATGGTATTGTTGAAATTAAGATCCGTAAAACTGGTGAAACTGTTGAAGTTAAACAGGAAGAACTAGTAAATACGGTGGGAATTTTACTAAAGCAATTGAACGAAGAAAAAAAACAAATAATTTAA